Proteins encoded by one window of Anaerolineales bacterium:
- a CDS encoding rubredoxin, giving the protein MDKWECTACGYIYDPQKGDPEHGIAPGTAFEDIPDTWVCPECGVDKSMFQKIT; this is encoded by the coding sequence ATGGATAAATGGGAATGCACGGCGTGCGGCTACATCTACGATCCGCAGAAGGGCGATCCGGAACACGGGATCGCGCCGGGCACGGCCTTCGAGGATATCCCCGATACGTGGGTCTGCCCGGAATGCGGCGTGGACAAAAGCATGTTCCAAAAAATAACCTGA